The genomic window CGCCAGCGGCCAGGGTGCGGCGCGCCATCAAATGCGTCAAATCGGGTCCCACCGTGCCGCGGGCCGTGGTGCCGCGCACGGTGTGACAGTTCACGCATCCCAGGGCCAGGAATCGATCGCGCCCTGCGCTGTCGGTGTCGACAGCCGGCTTGCGCTCGTTCTCTTGCCAGCGGCGAAAGTCGTCTTGTTCCTCGGCCACGACCAGCAGCTTCATGTTGGCGTGTTGTGTTCCGCAGAACTCGGCGCATTGACCGTAGAAAGTCTCCGGCTCGCGGCTGTCAAACCACATGCGGTTCGTGTTTCCGGGAATCAAGTCGGTCTTGCCTGCCAGCCGCGGCACCCAGAAGCTGTGGATCACGTCGGCCGACAACAATTCGAGTTCGACACGGGTCGTTTTGCCGTCGGTTCTGGCCGGCACGTGCAATTCGTTGGCGGTGCCAAACGCGGCCCGCGGGTCGTCATTGGGATAGACGATCTCCCACCACCACTGATGCCCAATAACTTGCACGCGCAGCACAGGGCCGTCGTCATCGTCGTTGCCGTCTTGCGCTTCAACCACGCTGCGCACGACAACCAGGAACAATACGAAGACGATCAACAATGGGGCGACTGTCCAGGCGACTTCCAGCGGCGCGCTGCCGTACACCTGGGCCGGCTCCGGGTCGGTCGAACCGGGGCGCCGACGAAATCGCACGGCCGAATAGATGAGCACTCCTTCGACCAGCACGAAGATCGCGCCGGTGATCCCCAGTACCAGGTTAAAAAGGTCGCGGATCGAAGTGGCAGGCTGTGCCGCCGGCCGAAAGACCGACAGATCTTCTGCCTGCGCGAGAGAGGAGTGCCCTAGTGCGAGAAGCACCAACAGCGGCATCCAGCAACTTGCCAGGCACCGACACGCGCTCGCCCCATGGCCAATTCCTTGCTGCGCTTCGCTCATCGTTCCTTGACAGCGATCGAGGGCTTCGCAGAGCGTTTTGCCAAGCTCCGCGGTTCGGTCCCACCGTGAAATCGCGTGCAGTGTACCGCTTTGACGAGCCTCCGCCAAGCAACCGCCCGCCGGTATCAGGAGAACGGCAAAGTCTCTGGGTGGCGGGGGTCGAGCGGCTACTCCCCGCCGAACGCCGGCGGGACTTAATTTCACTGGAGTCTGATTTGAATGCGATAGCCGAGGAGTTGCGTCGAGCCGGCCGAAGCTAAAATGTCGGGCGCTGTAGAAGGGGATGATCGCTTCCCGTTTCATTTCGCCCCGAATCGAGCTCTCGATTTACGCCCCACGCGGCCCCCTTAACGATCTGTGGCATAAGCTTGGATGGGGGGTTCTGTTCGTCATGGTGAACTTGATCCCAGCGGCGCCGTCTCTGTTGCGGTGTCAATACTCTCCAGCTAGTGCCTAGCAGGGTCCCGCAGTTACTAAAGACGCTGAGGTGGTCGTGCTCCTTAAGCCGAGAACCGTGGATGCCGTAATTCGGGCCGCCCCCTGGTGCATGTGTGGCGGCGCGGCTCTTTTTTTTGGCCGCGTTTATGTGGGCACTCCGTCTCTGCTGAGCGGAATATTCTTGTTCTCCCTGGGCATATACGCAGTGCCGTTCCGGTCGTGGCAGCGTGAACGCGGTCTGTGGATGTTGTCGGCATTTTTCTTGGCGATGGTTCTGCCGATCTACGCGGTCTTCCTGTACGCATCGATGATTACAGGACTCGGCGGCGCGGTTGTTAAAAACGCTTGGACGATGCTGGACTTCGTAGCGGGCACGTTAGTTTTGTTGTTGCTGGTTCGGTTCCTGCTGACCTTAGCGCTGCTCAATGGACGGCTGTCATTCAACACGCGCCGGCGCGCATCCGCGCGTCCACTTGTCGTTCGATAAGATCAATAGCAGGAGCAGCGAGAGAATCCGGGGCGTGCCGGATTTGTACCCTCTTGCGTCCCACTGCTCCTGCGGCAGAGATTGGGTCCTAATTCATGTTTTCGCAACCCATCCTCGCTGGTACGGCGGGGCGTGTAGGGCGACATTTCTAACGAATCTTCGGAATGGACGGTCCCCGCAGCCGGCGCGAGCCGCGGCGAGCCCCTAGCGGCGTCAAGCAACGGTCGCGCCGGCGGCGTAAACTATCAGGCCTGAAACTACCGAGTGGTCGCGGCCGCACGGGCGGGATAACTTGTTTGATTTATTTCTCGACGCAATCGCCAAACGACTTCGGAGGAACTCCGCGTGGCCTTGATCCTCAATCAAAATCCCGCCACCGGCGGACCCGGAATCGAGCCGCGCTGGACGCGAGCCAACAAGGACGGAATCGGCACCGCTTACTCGAACCTCAGCCACGTCTGGTTCACGATCTCGCGTGGGGCGGTCAACGAAGTCTCGTACCCCACGATCGATCGGCCGCAGATTCGCGACTTTCAATACCTGGTTACCGACGGCGCGACGTTTCTTCATGACGGACGCCGCGGGGCACTTCACACCACGGAATATCTCGACGAGCACGCGCTCGGCTACCGTATTACTACTTCGTGCCCGGAAGGGCGTTATCGCCTGGTGCGCGAAATCATCGGCGACGCGCATCATTCCTGTCTGATCGTGCGGACGCGGCTCGACGCTCCGGAGGATTTGCGCGACACGTTACGACTCTATGCGCTTTTGGCTCCTCACTTGGACGTCGGCGGCTGGGGCAACAACGGGAACGTGGTCAGCACCTCGCGCGGCAACGTTCTTACCGCCAATAAAAACGGCCTGTGGTTAGCCATGCAAGCCTCGATCCCGTTTCTCAATACCTCCTGTGGGTATGTGGGGGTGACCGACGGCTGGCAGGATCTGGCCCATAACTACCGCATGGATTGGAAATTCGATTCCGCGCCTAACGGCAATATCGCCTTGACGGGCGAATTGGATCTGCGGGCCGGACACGATTTCATGATGGTGATCGCCTTTGGTCACAGCTTGCACCAGGCATTGGTCTCGCTCACGCAATCGTTGGTTTGCCCCTTCGAGCAGCATCTGGAGCGCTACATCGACCAATGGAACCGGGCCGGCGAACATTTACGCGCCGATCCGGTGCGCGTGACCGGCGACGAGGGACGGCTGTACCGCGTCAGCCACTCGCTGATCCTGGCTCACGAGGACAAGGTC from Pirellulales bacterium includes these protein-coding regions:
- the coxB gene encoding cytochrome c oxidase subunit II; translated protein: MSEAQQGIGHGASACRCLASCWMPLLVLLALGHSSLAQAEDLSVFRPAAQPATSIRDLFNLVLGITGAIFVLVEGVLIYSAVRFRRRPGSTDPEPAQVYGSAPLEVAWTVAPLLIVFVLFLVVVRSVVEAQDGNDDDDGPVLRVQVIGHQWWWEIVYPNDDPRAAFGTANELHVPARTDGKTTRVELELLSADVIHSFWVPRLAGKTDLIPGNTNRMWFDSREPETFYGQCAEFCGTQHANMKLLVVAEEQDDFRRWQENERKPAVDTDSAGRDRFLALGCVNCHTVRGTTARGTVGPDLTHLMARRTLAAGATQNDHDQLRAWIAGPDTIKPGSKMPNMHLSGEDVDLIVGYLESLR